aatcatcccatgttgcttggagcgccttcttctttgttgttcttttcttgacttggggacaatcacttttgtagtgtcccggctttttgcattcatagcagatcacttggtcctttttgggttcaagtttattttatgattcttagagctcaaaattgttataaaggccaaaagttcttctccctctgttcttccaagttctgagttgtaaagagaggagagaaaatttctgtaagggttgtctcctaagcccgtcaaaaggagtgaaactgtaaaagggtggttggccttcgcctattgaaggtaggcctctagttgacgtcggtgacctcgtcggtggaggaagccaaaagtggagtaggtcaagattgaccgaaccactctaaatctcggtttgcatttactttgagtatattatctttactgcaaacctcctctgaagcttactgctttctgcgcatatacgatcgggtttcaagctttgcactttccgaatcagcatttagacgtaaatttactttttcgtacgatcatcatatttcagattacgtttacattttgatttttaccataactacaaactgcctttatacccttgcttaaactgcatctcgcctaatcaagtgatttatgaatcagcatttagacgtaaatcagtttcttcgtacgaacgtcatatttcagtttgcgcttatattctggttttcatcatatctgcaaactgccttcatagattgactttaacatcatcttgcttgatcttaagttaaagtaatcttagaatcggctttcaaacagaaatcgtttttatcgttcaaacgcagtttcgttttaatcgcagaaagttttccgctgcactaattcaccccccccccctcttagtgctcttgatcctaacaaatcctacacacttaactcaataatatggattagatcaattaacccatcaattgattttatcatcaaaatctgagatacaaccaaagcttcacatggaagaaTATAATCACCCAGTTCGGGATCCCGAAGGCTATCATCACCAACAACGGAGCTCAATTCAATAATGCTAAGTTCAAGTCCTACTGCCAATCATACAGGATCTAGCTGAAGTTTAGCTCAATTGCGCACCCCCAGACCAATGGCCAGACTGAGGTAATGAACCGTGCGATTTTGGAAGGCCCCAAGAGGAGGATCTCGGGCGCGCACGGAGCTTGGGTGGAGGAGCTTCCCAGCGTCTTATGGGCAATGCAGACGACTCCCAAAACCATCTCGAGGGAGTCTCCATTCAGCCTCGCCTATGGGACTGAAGTAGTCCTTCCACCCGAGATGGTGTTCCTGACCCTACGCACCTCCAGTTACAAACAAAAGGATTTCGAGGAGGGCCTCCGAGCAAACCTAGATCTCCTCGTAAAAAGGAGGGCCAAAACACATCTGCGTACCTTGGCATACAAGAAGGCAATAGCCCAGGTCTACAACCACAAAGTCCGCCTGCGGCCGATCAAAGTCAGGGACCTTGTCCTCCGAAGGGCGgaggtcagcgacccgacccgagcaaggggaaaGCTCATGCCCAACTAGGAGGACCTGTATCAAGTCTATGATGTGGTCTGAGAGGGGACCTATCGACTCGAAACCATGGAGGGAAGCCCCCTACCAAGAACTTGGAATGTGGCAAACCTAAAGAAGTTCTACCCGTGAGAAAGGCGAGTCGGGGTGCGGGGAAGACATGCGAAGCACACGCACATGCAGCCGGGAAAAAACCAAGGTAGAATTTCAAAATAAAAACATTTCTTGGCAAAAAGAGGCATTACATGAATAGGTCGggcaggacagccccaaatcCGACCAGTAAAAAAACAGAGAGAAAAAAGAGAGGAGGAAGGGAAGCACAGCCCCTAGCTCGAGGGGGGAGTCTTGGGCCCATCATCGAAGGGGATGCTCGCCGGCATGTCGATGTTTTTGTCTGCTAGATTATCGGCAAAGGGATCCGACTCAAGCTCCAAGTCCGAGTACGTTGCTTGGAAGTGAGCGTAGGCCACCCGGTACCCGTACTCGTACGTGGCCCGCCCCGACCGCACCAGGCCATGTTTGAACCCTGCGAATG
This genomic stretch from Musa acuminata AAA Group cultivar baxijiao chromosome BXJ3-9, Cavendish_Baxijiao_AAA, whole genome shotgun sequence harbors:
- the LOC135649056 gene encoding uncharacterized protein LOC135649056, translating into MNRAILEGPKRRISGAHGAWVEELPSVLWAMQTTPKTISRESPFSLAYGTEVVLPPEMVFLTLRTSSYKQKDFEEGLRANLDLLVKRRAKTHLRTLAYKKAIAQVYNHKVRLRPIKVRDLVLRRAEVSDPTRARGKLMPN